Part of the Ruegeria sp. AD91A genome, TCGCAGTGCCGCGACTCCAGATCGCGTCGCTTCAAGACGATCAGCCCCGATGTTTTCTGACAGAACCGTAGGGTCAAAACGCCCATACGCTTCGTCTGGCTTTTCCGCCGCCCCCCAGACAAGTCCTTTGCTATTTTGCGACTGCCCAGCAATTGCATCAAGGACTTCATTGCTCAGGTTTGGTGTATACCCCCATGCAATAGCGTGGGCGTCATACGCGCTAACCAGAGGAAAGAACTGCTCAATCCCGTCCTCCGGTCGGGCGACATAATTGAAACGCCCGTACGCCATGATAGACGCGGTTGATCCTTGTTTTGCGACAAAGGCCGGGTCGCGTAACTGCTCGGTGCTCCACGCCGTGGACGCTTGATGATTGTGACGCAGACCAAGCGTGTGACCCACTTCGTGGCTTACGGCATAGCGCAAAATGCGGCCTTGGAGTTCTTCGGGTAGCGGCAAAGACCCGGCAAGGGGGTCAAGGTTCGACATCAGAAGAAAGTAATAATCTGAAAACACGTTTATAACTTCCGGCCAGACCAAAATATGCGCCGAGATGATCTCGCCGGTCCGGGGATCGTGTACGTTCGGACCCAGTGCATTTGCCACCGGCTGCGCAATCCATCGGATCACATTGTGCCGTGCGTCATTGATCGACCAATCTGGGTCTTCTTGCGGTGTGGGCGCATCTTTGGCGATGATCGCATTGGTAAACCCTGCTGCTTCAAAGGCCGGTTGCCAGTCCTCAATCGCGGTCCTCACGTAGGGCCGCCACCGCTCGGGGATTTCAGGCGACAGATAGTAAACCAGAGGTTCGACCGGATCAGAGGGCAATGGCGCATTTGGGTCGGCATGTACCAATCGGTGCCGCAGAGCGAGTTGCGTTTTTTGGGCAACCGCACCGCTGGCATTCTCAAATTCCAAGACCTCTGTCGAAAAGTAGCCCACACGCGGATCAAAAAGTCGCTTCTCCATCGGCTCTTCGGGAAGCAGCGCGATTGTGTGCGCCACTTCGATGGATACTGCCCGATCCTGACTCACTTGATCCTGCGCCATGAAGGTCAGATGCGACTTCAAGAAAATATTCTCGGGAAAGGCACTGGCCTGAGAAATATATGATCTTTTGGGATCAACCCCAATGGGTGTGAGGCCCGTGGAGGCAATTTGCCCTTTGGCCGAAAAGTCCGGAATGTCGGATGAGAAAACCCCGGTCGCATCGACCAACATGTTTCCGTCTTCATCTTCCGCCATAATTTCGAAGGACAAAAGTATGGGGCCGATCTGTGCATTCGCAATGGCAATATCAATTGGTCGTATTTTCAGCTCGGACGAGGCCGCGCCTTGCTGATCTGTTATCCGTACCGATCCCGAGGACAAAGACCGTACGAGCAACCTGCTGTCCTGTCGCTCCAGTTTTACCGCGTGGGTCGCGATCTCCGTTCCCGACAGTGAAATCGCATCCGCCGGATACCGCGCGACCTCGGCGCTCCAGAACAAAGTTCTGTCCAGTATCGATGGTGGCACCGAAAAATAATGAGAGCCGTCTTTTGCATAGATCGTTGCCGCGCCCTCACTTACTTCGGCGCCCTCGATGAGGCTTTGAAAGTCAGGTTCATCCTCGGCAAGCGCACCCGTCGCCAGAAAATGCAGCGACATTGCAATAACAGCCAATAATCTCATATCTGGGTTTCCCGGTCATGGCGGTGGATCGATTAGTGTCACAGCTTAAGTCGCGCCTAGTCGAGGGCAAGCAGGAATACCGTTGGAACCAAGTGTGTTTCAGTCCACTAGTCTGGTTGCGCAGCGAGGGCTGTATGAAGTGCGGCAGCCAATTTATGCGGGTCCTCTTCCTTCCGAGGCACCAAGATATCACGCACCACCGCATTTAACGCTTTATCGGCCGCGGCTGCCGCATCATCTTCACCATCGACGGCTACTTCAATGGACTCCACAGCGCTGAGAACGGCACCCGGGACGCTGGCCACACCCTGAAGCAGCGCGCTGATGCCAAGATGCTCCACTTGATTTGAATTTGCGGCTGTGCCGACAAAAGTTGGACTGAAGCCTTCAACTCCCCAGACCTGACTGGGCGTTAAACCAGTTCCGGTCGCATATTGATGAATATGCGGTACGCTGAAATGACCGACGAAGCCGTGGCTCCAAAGCGGTCTGTGCGTGATCGGGTTATGGCGGGTCGTGCCTGTCAAAAGCGCTTGCCATATCAGCAAGGTCGCCTCCCCATCCGTTTTAGCATGAACCTCATGTTCGGCCCGCGCCTCTTCCGGCAAAGCGCGCACGTAACTGCCCGCAAGCGGCAGCAATGCCAAAGCGCCTTGTAGTGCATCAGGCCTATTTTCCAGAAAGGCGCTGTAGGCATCCGTAAGAAGGTCAACGTGCACGCGCCCCGCCTCTGACGCGAGTGCAGTCGTGAGCGAATAAACAGTCCAACCCGCATCGAGCAATGCGGGCGTGCTGACGTCCCACAAGGTTGGGGGCAATGCCTGACCTCGTTTCGTACTCTGGTTTGTTAACGCTTCAATAGCGTCGGCATAGGCAATTAGCACAGACGCACTGACCTCGCCTTTTTCGAGCCGCACAAGATGATCGTCAACGCCCAGATCACTTAAGATACCGGTTGGATGAAGGCCTACCTCCAACAGACGTTGCCGGACCTCTGCCGATCCTTCCTGCCCTTCAGTAAGGGTTGCCGTGCCTGACGTGGCCGCCATCGGTTCAATTGATAAGATTTTGCGACCCGCCAGCCAGACCGCCGACAAAATGACCAGCAAGCCAACGCACAAAAGACCGATTACCTTTGGATTCATTTGATTTTACATTCCCTAGGCGAAGTTCCAAAGCTGGCGACTGACAGCAATACTTGGCTCGTTTCCCTAAAAGTTACAGACTTCATAAACACTAACTCTGTCTGTGATATCGTTTCGCGCTCTTACCGAAAACCGTAGCGTGGGTGCGCCACAGGAAAAGCGATTTTCCCTGAGCCCTAGTGTTAACGTATTTTTCAAAGTCTTTATCAGGCCCGAACGCTGCCGATACACCGAAAGGCACTGTCAGAGCAAATTGGCTTAAGCCGGGCAGGGCGGTTTCATAGCCTCACAGGATGACCAAGCCTGACCCATTTCGTTACTTCAAAACGAGCCGTGAGATCATCCGTCTGGCGGTGATGCTGTATGTTCGTTTCCCGCTGTCCCTTCGAAATGTCGAGGATCTTCTGCACGAACGCGGCATCGATGTCAGTCATGAGGCTGTGAGGTTCTGGTGGCATCGGTTCGGTCCAATGTTTGCGGCGGAAATCCGAAAACGGCGTATTGTTGGCATGAAATCGAGTAAGTGGCGCTGGCATCTTGACGAGATGTTCGTGAAGATCAACGGCGAGAGACACTACCTTTGGCGGGCCGTCGATCATGAAGGTGAAGTCTTGGAAAGCTTCGTGACGAAGACGCGCGACAAGAAGGCCGCGTTGAAATTCTTAAAGAAAACAGCGCGTAAGCACGGTTCCCCGGAGGTGTTCGTCACGGATCTGCTTCGCTCGTATGGCGCAGCCCTGAAAGAGGTCGGTGCAGTACACAAGCAGGAAACAGGCCGCTGGCTGAACAACCGCGCGGAGAATTCACATCTGCCGTTTCGACGACGAGAGCGAGCTATGCTTCGCTTCCGCCGCATGCGAAGTTTGCAGAAATTCGCCGCTGTCCACGCATCCGTCTACAACCACTTCAACCAGGAAAGATCACTCACAAGTCGAGACATCTTCAAGATGACACGCTCCGCCGCTCTATCCGAGTGGCGCCAGCTTTGTTCCGGATAGGTTCACGGAGTTGGCGGCAAACTGAGACTGGTTCGAATTTGTCTGACAGCACCCGTTCAGCCTGCTCGACGCATCAAGGCCCTACGTCAAACTACTCGCAGAATGTCGCACCGTACTCGGCTGGCTCGAGCCCCACCGACTCCGCGATTGCTGCAGACGGGTAACGATTGCCTTCAGCATCACAAACCGTGTCCGCAGTGGCGTCGTTAAAGCCATCGCTTTCGACACAGCCGCTGAGGGCGAGCGCTCCAATGGTGGCGGCAATAGCAGTAAATTTCTTGTTCACTTGTCTTCTCCTTGATTTCGTTTTGCATTTACTTGTCGGCTAAACTGTCACGGCCATTCAGGCAGATCCGCCCGCCAATCTCTCTACTCGGGTCACTCGCAAATGTTCTTGCCATGCTCGGACTGATTCCGCACGGCGCGTCCGTGCGGCACTACTGAGTGTAATCCTCGAACCCCTCGACATTCTCGTCAATAACCGTGCAATTTCCAGCAGCGCGGATGTTCGGCTGATCCCAGGATACATTCCAGTTGACCGTGATGACATTGCCATTCGTCGATCCAGGATAAACGGAGATGGCTGCATTTGGCAGTTTTGAGAAGGCCGGCACGCTGTTCCACAGGTAGTCATGGCACGCGCGCAGGGCATTGGTCGTCTGGCGATCTAACGCGAATGCAGTGCTGGCGCTGGCGACAAGAACAGCGGACAGAACGAGGGATTTGAGCATGGGGTATTCTCCTGTGGCTTTGCAACTCGTAGTCATTAGACAATCGCGGTTTTTGTGAGCCCAGTCTATCCATTGAGCGTATCAATTATCCAATTGCCGCAACGTTGGGCAGAATTCGATCCGCATGCGCAATAACCAAGTCCCGCGTTTGACCTCACTCTCCTAGATCTCCCCTGTGCTGCAATGGAGAAGTGCCGAAAGAACACGAAAGTGACAGTCGATAACTCTTTTTGGAATGCGATTTACGTTTCTCAAGCTTCAGCACGGCGGCTCCAACGATACCAGCCGAGCAAAGCCAGCAGGCCAAAGATCGGCTCGAAGTTCTTTATGGCAAACGCGAAGACTCCGCCGCTAAGGTTCTCCGCTCCGCCGTCGGTCAGCGCGAGTACGGCCTTGTCGCCAAGACCCGCGTATTCTTGTCCACTGGCACAATGAAACGTCGATCTCGTAATTACGACTCCGGCTAGTTTCTCCTTGGTCGCTCCGATTCCCGCTTGCTAAGCTTCAATCATTAGCGAAGACTGCTCATCCATTAGGCGAACCCACTATCCAATTTCCGATGAAAGCAAAAAATGTTGGATCTTAAGCTCAACGCCCCAAACGTTCTAAAACGGCTCGCTGTCAACGAGGACTCGTGGAACGGGGTCGATTTTCCATTTCAGGGGCGTGGCGCGTATCGAATGAGTTCCTACTACTCTAGCCAAGGGAAAAAGCTATTTCGCCGTCAGTTCACGTCTAGTGCTAAACTCGAACTGCACGATCAAAAGACTGGTAAGGCTGCGGTTGCAATCGCCGATGCGGGCTCAATGAGCCTCGCCTATATCCGAACTACGGGACACAATGTCAGCGTAACAGAAACGCAGCGGCCCACTCTGTTGGTGCTTGTCTCCGGCGGTCTGTTGATACGGAATGAGTTCTTGAGTTTCGAGCATCGGGGCGAGCCATGGGTAATGATGGGCCGTGGATCTCGCGAAACCCGCGCGTTTTCAGCGAACGGAGCTGACTGCGAGGCCTTCGTGCTGTCCTTGCCCGCTCGACTTCTCGGCAACCGTCTCAAAAGCTTGGAAAGACTGGGCGGCCTGATGGCCGGTGACGTATACTTGGAAGAGCACGTACAGTTGGCACGATTGATCCTCGCCCTCGCCACGCAATTGACCCAGATCAGAGAAGCGGAGATGATAACAGATGAGGCCGCATCATGGACGACAATACTCACAAACCAGATCGAACGTTGTGTAGATTCTATTTCTGGCTTCAAAACGGCAAAGGCGTTCGAGAACGAAAACATGCCTGGCCTAGGCCACGTTCGACAGGCTGAGAAATTCATTGCTGAGCAACTTCAATATATTTCCAGTATCACCGAAATCGCAAGCCACGTAGGTGTGTCCGAGCGCACCCTTCAGAATGCTTTCCGCCGCGTAAGGGGAGCCAGTCCTAAATTGATTTTGAACCAGTCGCGACTTCTTCGGGCAAGAGACCAGTTGCTCAATCCGGATGGCCCAGCGACCGTATCTGCAATCTGCAACCTGTGCGGGATCGCACATCATGGACGTTTCAGCAAAGAATACAAAAAAGTCTTTGGTGAAAGCCCAGTCGCGACGCTGAACGCACGCAGTGGACGATGAATGCCGAATGTCGCCTTCATCCGGATTGTGTTGAAAAACTCGGTGCTCCTACGAGAACGGCCGAAGGTGCGGTCAGACGAATTCGAACCAGTCTCTGTTAGGCC contains:
- a CDS encoding zinc-dependent metalloprotease, with translation MRLLAVIAMSLHFLATGALAEDEPDFQSLIEGAEVSEGAATIYAKDGSHYFSVPPSILDRTLFWSAEVARYPADAISLSGTEIATHAVKLERQDSRLLVRSLSSGSVRITDQQGAASSELKIRPIDIAIANAQIGPILLSFEIMAEDEDGNMLVDATGVFSSDIPDFSAKGQIASTGLTPIGVDPKRSYISQASAFPENIFLKSHLTFMAQDQVSQDRAVSIEVAHTIALLPEEPMEKRLFDPRVGYFSTEVLEFENASGAVAQKTQLALRHRLVHADPNAPLPSDPVEPLVYYLSPEIPERWRPYVRTAIEDWQPAFEAAGFTNAIIAKDAPTPQEDPDWSINDARHNVIRWIAQPVANALGPNVHDPRTGEIISAHILVWPEVINVFSDYYFLLMSNLDPLAGSLPLPEELQGRILRYAVSHEVGHTLGLRHNHQASTAWSTEQLRDPAFVAKQGSTASIMAYGRFNYVARPEDGIEQFFPLVSAYDAHAIAWGYTPNLSNEVLDAIAGQSQNSKGLVWGAAEKPDEAYGRFDPTVLSENIGADRLEATRSGVAALRSSITLLPRVTPQSPSRSRDMARVYDQGRARFMGFMDSVTQMVGGFNSTSNDGLPTDFIDVADQKAAVTYLASEAIAELEIFAAPETLTEIRPIGGLEIVDAMAVTIIEDLLDPVVIRRVYTQDTLRPDRGFGVAEMLAATTDAMLVDKVAIEDMTPARRAALLRYVKLLGELPQYAGDPSIELLALLGFPIGFVELAKADLSDTGIADAATVELTRLAETLSPKEDGIATGLFKDIERMIGIDVDGSDTSEEQE
- a CDS encoding IS6 family transposase, translated to MTKPDPFRYFKTSREIIRLAVMLYVRFPLSLRNVEDLLHERGIDVSHEAVRFWWHRFGPMFAAEIRKRRIVGMKSSKWRWHLDEMFVKINGERHYLWRAVDHEGEVLESFVTKTRDKKAALKFLKKTARKHGSPEVFVTDLLRSYGAALKEVGAVHKQETGRWLNNRAENSHLPFRRRERAMLRFRRMRSLQKFAAVHASVYNHFNQERSLTSRDIFKMTRSAALSEWRQLCSG
- a CDS encoding helix-turn-helix transcriptional regulator produces the protein MLDLKLNAPNVLKRLAVNEDSWNGVDFPFQGRGAYRMSSYYSSQGKKLFRRQFTSSAKLELHDQKTGKAAVAIADAGSMSLAYIRTTGHNVSVTETQRPTLLVLVSGGLLIRNEFLSFEHRGEPWVMMGRGSRETRAFSANGADCEAFVLSLPARLLGNRLKSLERLGGLMAGDVYLEEHVQLARLILALATQLTQIREAEMITDEAASWTTILTNQIERCVDSISGFKTAKAFENENMPGLGHVRQAEKFIAEQLQYISSITEIASHVGVSERTLQNAFRRVRGASPKLILNQSRLLRARDQLLNPDGPATVSAICNLCGIAHHGRFSKEYKKVFGESPVATLNARSGR